A part of Defluviitalea raffinosedens genomic DNA contains:
- the cobK gene encoding precorrin-6A reductase yields MKKVIVFAGTNEGRKLSTFLAENGVEVTAAVATGYGSLVMPDMPFLSVKEGRLSLEEITELIKSYDYIVDATHPYAKIISENVKEAAKRCGKAVMRLVRPSLEYENVLEFSSIEAACAYLNGTEGNIFVTTGSKELLPYSKIENYRERVFVRVLPTAEAIKACSDAGFSATNIICMQGPFSENMNLATMEQINAKFLVTKETGKSGGFQEKIDAARKLGTKVILIGRPCKEEGMTLEEIFIYFQKEFGITQEESLSHFPMFISLKNKKVVVIGGGRIATRRVQVLIRYGAELVVIAACQSESIKLLAGENKLTLIERNYLPGDLNGAFMAIAATDDRDVNEKVCNDARKEGIPVNVCDRKELCDFYFPAIFENGEVTGGLISKDGSNHKAAKETAARIREFLKNRREQT; encoded by the coding sequence ATGAAAAAAGTGATTGTATTTGCAGGAACAAATGAAGGAAGAAAGTTAAGTACTTTTTTAGCCGAAAACGGTGTTGAGGTTACAGCAGCTGTAGCCACCGGATACGGTTCACTGGTGATGCCTGACATGCCTTTTTTGTCGGTAAAGGAGGGAAGGCTTTCCCTTGAAGAGATTACAGAACTTATAAAAAGCTATGACTATATTGTGGACGCAACACACCCTTATGCCAAAATCATTTCGGAGAATGTAAAGGAGGCTGCGAAAAGATGCGGCAAGGCTGTGATGAGGCTGGTAAGGCCTTCATTGGAATATGAAAATGTCCTAGAGTTTTCAAGCATAGAAGCAGCATGTGCCTATCTTAACGGTACAGAGGGAAATATTTTTGTGACAACCGGAAGTAAGGAGTTGCTGCCATATTCAAAAATCGAAAATTACAGAGAAAGAGTTTTTGTCAGAGTACTGCCAACGGCTGAGGCAATAAAGGCATGTTCGGATGCAGGCTTTAGCGCGACGAATATAATTTGCATGCAGGGACCCTTCAGTGAGAATATGAATTTGGCGACCATGGAACAAATCAATGCTAAGTTTTTGGTAACAAAGGAAACCGGGAAAAGCGGAGGCTTTCAGGAGAAGATTGATGCAGCAAGAAAGCTGGGGACAAAGGTTATATTGATAGGAAGGCCTTGTAAAGAAGAAGGCATGACGCTGGAGGAAATATTTATATATTTTCAAAAGGAATTTGGAATTACGCAAGAAGAATCCTTGTCCCATTTTCCAATGTTTATTAGCCTGAAAAACAAAAAGGTTGTTGTCATCGGAGGGGGAAGGATTGCCACAAGAAGAGTCCAGGTTCTTATACGCTATGGCGCGGAGTTGGTTGTGATTGCTGCCTGCCAGTCGGAAAGTATAAAGCTTTTAGCCGGCGAAAACAAGCTTACACTAATTGAAAGAAATTACCTGCCGGGTGACCTGAATGGCGCTTTCATGGCAATTGCTGCAACGGACGACAGGGATGTGAATGAAAAGGTCTGCAATGACGCACGGAAAGAGGGGATTCCAGTAAATGTATGTGACAGAAAAGAGCTGTGCGATTTTTACTTCCCTGCTATATTTGAAAACGGGGAGGTTACAGGCGGACTGATTTCAAAGGACGGCAGCAACCATAAAGCGGCAAAGGAAACGGCTGCAAGAATAAGGGAATTCTTAAAGAACCGGAGGGAGCAAACATGA